The bacterium genome segment GTGAGGAGGAGCTGCCGCGCTACGACCTGTCCCGGGCGCCGGCCCTGGTCCGTCTTCTCGACGACCGGTTGCCCGACGTGGACGACGACCTATGGCGGCGCTGGGGCGCGTTTCAGGGCGAGTTCCTCGGCTGGACCCGGGAGCAGGCCGGGGTGAATCGGGAGTACGTCGCCGAGAGCATCGCCCGCCTGACCGAGCTCTTCGGCCACCGCGGACCCCTGGAGGGGAATGTGCTGGACGTGGGCGGCGGCTGGGGCCTCTTGCGGAAGTGGTGGAGCGTGGGTGGCGATTCCCTATTCGTTGTCCACGATCCCGCCCTGGAACGTTTCCTCAGCGGACCCCCGCCCGTCTACCGTGAGCAATACGGCGAGGCGCTGGAGCGCCCGATGACCTTCGTGGCGGGCTTCGGCGAGGAGCTGCCCTACCGGGACGCGGTCTTCGACGAGTTCGTCTGCGCCGCGACGCTGGACCACGCCCTGGACCCCCGGCGGGTGCTCGTCGAGGGGCGCCGCTGCCTGAAGCCTGGCGGGCGCACGCTGGTCATCCTGCATTGCGCGGGGCTTCCGGGGGAGGAGAGGACGCTCCGGCGGCCTTTCGGGAGTCGTCTTTCGTCCGCGCTCCGGCATCCCCTGCGGTCGTTCAAACGGCTGCTGAGCGGGTCGAAGGACCACCACCTGCATCACTTCACCGCGGAGGGGCTGACCGCCCTCCTGGAAGAAGTGGGCTTCGTTAAAGTCGAGGTCCGCCCGTACGGCGAGGGAAGCGGCGCCCTGGCCTTCCTCGCGCGTTCACCGGAGTGAGTGTGCCGCTACCGCCGCACAGCGCCTTCAACGTGCCCTGCCGGCTCGGTCCGCTGAAAATCCGTCATCGGGTGGCGGGCATCATCGCCCGCGGCGACGGGCTCCTCGTCACCGGCTACGAGCTCAACGGGGGGCGTTTTTACAGCCTCCCCGGCGGGGAGCAGCATCCGGATGAGACCGCCGCCCGGGCCCTCGTGCGGGAGCTCGCCGAGGAGACCGGCTGCCGCGCCGAGGTCGGCCCCCTGGCCTACGTCGCTGAAACCTTCTTCGCCGACCCCTACGACGCCCGGCCGATGCACCTCGTCGGCCTCTACTTTCACGCCGAAATAGACGGCGAGCCGAAGCTGGGGTTCGCCTCCCCCGAGGCCCCCGAGGCGCGGATCATGACCGAGGTCCGTTTCCGCGACCGGCGTTCCCTTACCGACATCGCCCTCTACCCCGCGGGCCTGGGCGATACGTTGAGCGCGGACTGGAATCGGGACGCGCCCGGCCGCTACCTACGCCTGCCGGCAACGGAGAATACCCTGGGGGAATGCGTCACCGGCAACTTTCCCCGGCCGGAGGGCGGGATACGCCCCCGGGGCGTGGGCGTGGTGGTGGAGGACGGGAAGGTCCTTACCACCTTTTACGGTCGCGATTGGTCCTTGCCCGGCGGCGCGGTGGAGCCCGACGAGCTGATACCGGAGGCGGTGGTCCGCGAGCTCTTCGAGGAGTCGGGCCTCGTCGTGGAGCCGCAACACCTCCTCTTCGTCAACGACAACTTCTTCATCGATCCGGTCTGGGCGCCGGAGGGTATGCACGAACTCGGCTTCTACTGGCTTTGCCGCGTCGTAGGCGGGGAGTTCAACCCCGGTCCGCACGTCGAGCGTTCCGGGGAGGTCGAGGAGAGCATCCGGCATTATTGGCGGACCTTGGAGGAGTTGCGCGGCCTGCCCCTCTACCCGGAATGGCTCACGGCCGAGCTCGAGCGCGGGGTGCGTGACGGCTGGCCCTTGGGTACGCGCTACCTCGTCTCCGGGACGGCGACCTAGCCCCCCTGCGGAAGGAAGG includes the following:
- a CDS encoding NUDIX domain-containing protein, producing MPLPPHSAFNVPCRLGPLKIRHRVAGIIARGDGLLVTGYELNGGRFYSLPGGEQHPDETAARALVRELAEETGCRAEVGPLAYVAETFFADPYDARPMHLVGLYFHAEIDGEPKLGFASPEAPEARIMTEVRFRDRRSLTDIALYPAGLGDTLSADWNRDAPGRYLRLPATENTLGECVTGNFPRPEGGIRPRGVGVVVEDGKVLTTFYGRDWSLPGGAVEPDELIPEAVVRELFEESGLVVEPQHLLFVNDNFFIDPVWAPEGMHELGFYWLCRVVGGEFNPGPHVERSGEVEESIRHYWRTLEELRGLPLYPEWLTAELERGVRDGWPLGTRYLVSGTAT
- a CDS encoding methyltransferase domain-containing protein, which encodes MSDRAVISLFREEELPRYDLSRAPALVRLLDDRLPDVDDDLWRRWGAFQGEFLGWTREQAGVNREYVAESIARLTELFGHRGPLEGNVLDVGGGWGLLRKWWSVGGDSLFVVHDPALERFLSGPPPVYREQYGEALERPMTFVAGFGEELPYRDAVFDEFVCAATLDHALDPRRVLVEGRRCLKPGGRTLVILHCAGLPGEERTLRRPFGSRLSSALRHPLRSFKRLLSGSKDHHLHHFTAEGLTALLEEVGFVKVEVRPYGEGSGALAFLARSPE